In Porites lutea chromosome 9, jaPorLute2.1, whole genome shotgun sequence, a single window of DNA contains:
- the LOC140947823 gene encoding aldehyde dehydrogenase, mitochondrial-like translates to MALRLPLRSLSRGIFTARSLRFAPVSTVNRFSYATLAEVQIDDSPEVKYNQVFINNRFVDSVSGKTFPTINPATGEKICEVAEGDKADVDVAVKAAKEAFKLGSPWRTMDASERGNLLNRLADLLERDRAYLASLETLDNGKPFSDSFDIDLKLTIKCYRYYAGWADKIHGKTIPIDGDFLCYTRHEPVGIVGQVIPWNFPLLMQAWKLGPALATGNVVVMKPAEQTPLTALYVASLIAEAGFPPGVVNLVPGYGPTAGMAIAEHMEVDKIAFTGSTEIGHLIQQASGRSNLKNTTLELGGKSPNIVFADANMDYAVDKSHFALFFNQGQCCCAGSRTYVEESVYDEFVERSKERAQKRVVGNPFDLKTEQGPQVDEEQFTKILSLIESGNQEGATLVSGGARHGDKGFFVQPTVFSDVKDDMRIAKEEIFGPVMQIMKFKDMNELIERANNNIYGLAASVFTNDIDKMNTIASSIRAGVVWVNCYDVLDVQAPFGGYKMSGVGRELGEYGLQQYSEVKTITIKLPQKNS, encoded by the exons ATGGCGTTAAGACTTCCTCTTCGCTCACTCTCGCGTGGAATTTTCACCGCCAGGAGTTTGAGGTTTGCCCCTGTTTCCACAGTCAACAGGTTTTCCTACGCCACGTTGGCCGAG GTCCAAATTGATGATAGCCCAGAAGTAAAATACAACCAG GTTTTTATCAACAACAGGTTTGTGGACTCTGTCAGTGGCAAGACATTTCCAACAATTAACCCTGCCACAGGAGAGAAAATATGTGAAGTTGCTGAAGGTGACAAG gCTGATGTTGATGTTGCTGTAAAGGCAGCCAAGGAGGCCTTTAAACTTGGCAGTCCTTGGAGAACAATGGATGCTTCAGAACGTGGAAATTTGTTAAACAGACTGGCAGATTTGCTTGAGCGTGACCGTGCTTATCTTGCT AGTTTGGAGACTTTGGATAATGGCAAGCCATTCAGTGACTCTTTTGATATAGACTTAAAATTGACAATAAAGTGTTATCGATATTATGCTGGATGGGCAGATAAGATCCATGGCAAGACAATTCCAATTG ATGGTGACTTCTTGTGTTATACACGTCATGAACCAGTTGGCATTGTTGGTCAAGTGATTCCTTGGAACTTCCCATTGTTAATGCAGGCATGGAAACTTGGCCCTGCTCTTGCTACTGGGAATGTAGTGGTAATGAAACCCGCTGAGCAGACACCCCTCACTGCATTGTATGTTGCATCACTTATTGCAGAG GCTGGTTTTCCACCAGGTGTTGTAAACTTGGTACCAGGATATGGACCAACAGCAGGAATGGCAATTGCAGAACACATGGAAGTTGACAAAATTGCTTTCACTGGTTCAACTGAG ATTGGCCACTTGATCCAACAAGCATCCGGCAGATCCAACCTTAAGAACACAACACTTGAGCTGGGTGGAAAGAGTCCTAACATAGTGTTTGCTGATGCCAATATGGACTATGCTGTGGACAAGAGCCACTTCGCCCTCTTCTTCAATCAGGGTCAGTGTTGCTGTGCAGGGAGCCGCACATATGTGGAGGAGTCAGTTTATGATGAGTTCGTGGAGAGGAGTAAGGAAAGAGCCCAAAAACGAGTGGTGGGTAATCCGTTTGATCTCAAGACAGAGCAAGGACCACAG GTGGACGAAGAGCAGTTTACAAAGATTTTGTCGCTTATAGAGAGTGGCAACCAGGAAGGAGCAACACTTGTGTCTGGTGGAGCAAGACATGGCGACAAAGGATTCTTTGTTCAGCCAACTGTGTTCTCCGATGTTAAGGATGACATGAGAATTGCCAAAGAGGAG ATCTTCGGGCCCGTGATGCAAATTATGAAGTTTAAGGATATGAACGAACTGATTGAAAGAGCGAATAACAACATTTACGGCTTGGCAGCGTCGGTATTCACCAATGACATTGACAAGATGAACACCATTGCCTCAAGTATTCGTGCTGGTGTTGTGTG GGTGAACTGCTACGACGTCTTGGATGTACAGGCGCCATTTGGTGGTTACAAAATGTCAGGAGTAGGAAGGGAATT gggTGAATATGGGCTGCAGCAGTATTCTGAGGTTAAAACG ATAACGATCAAGCTTCCCCAAAAGAATTCTTGA